The sequence GGCATTGGACTCCATGGAGTCACTTCAGGGGCCATTCGGGATACAGGTCATTGGGGAGCAGGCAGGCTGCAGACCCCCATGCCTGAGTCAACAAAAGGAACtctttttatatgttaaataatagtttGGACACTGGATAGGATTTTGTTTTGGAGGGAAAGGGAATGTTCTCACTGATctaatgtcttcattttctagatgaggtCAGTGAGGCTCAAAAACACTTTAAGTACAGTcaggaaaacaatcccatttacaatagcaataaaaagaataaaatacttaggaataaaccaaGGTAGTGAAAGACTAGTACACTAAAAGTTATAAGACGTTGAGAAAGGAAATTAAACAAGACacagataaatgaaaagacatcccatgttcattgaTTAGatgacttaatattgttaaaatgtccgtATAGTCTTAAGttatctacagatgcaatgctatccctatcagaatcccaatggcatttttattacacaaacagaaaatatccaaaaatttatatggaaacatgaaagaccctgaataactgAAGCATCttaaaaaggagaacaaagctggggacatcacatttcttgatttctaaatatattacaaagctacagtaatcaaaatagtatggcaTTTTATACTGGcctaaaaacagacatatagatcaagggaacagaatagagagcccagaaataaatccccaCATTTACAATCAGTGGATCTTTGACAAGGGTGACAAGAACACAAGATGAGGAAAGGAtggcctcttcaataaatggtcttGTGAAAACTGgataaacacagagagaaaaatgaaattaaacccttatctcacaccatataaaaaaatcaattccagggcttccctggtggcacagtggttgacagtccgcctgccgatgcaggggacatgggttcatgccctggtctgggaagatcccacatgccacagagcggctgggcccgtgagccatgaccactgagcctgcgcgtccggagcctgtgctccgcaacgggagaggccacaacagtgagaggcctgcgtatagaaaaaaaaaaaaaagaatcaactccaaatggattaaagatttaaacataagacctgaaaatGTAAAGCtgccagagaaaaacataggggaaatgcttcttgacattggtcttggcaatgatttttttagatatgacaccaaaagcaaaagtaacaaaagcaaaaatagaaaggTGGGACTGCATCAAACCTAAAAGCTTCTGCACGGCAAAGGAGAcagtcaacagagtgaaaaggcaacctatggaatgggagaaaatatttaccaaccatatatctaataaatagttaatatgtaaaatatataaggaacttgtacaactcaatagcaaaaacataaataaataatccaatttaaaaatggacaaaggaattGAAGAGACAGTTCTCTGaaggagacatacaaatggccaacaggcataggaaaaagatgctcaacatcactaattatcagggaaatgcaaatcacaatgACAGTGgaatatcacctcacatctgttaaaatggctattatcaaaaagatgaaAGATAACAAGTGtcggcaaggatgtgaagaaaagggagccctcgtACACTTTTGGTGTGAATGCAAATTGCTATACCTATATgggaaacaatatggaggttactcaaaaaactaaaaacagagcctATCATATATAccaattctgggtatatattcaaaggaaaggaaatctgtatcttgaagagatatctgcaccttcctgttcattgcagcattgttcacagtagccaagatgtggaaacaacctgaatgtctgccagtaaatgaaaagataaagaaaatgtggtataactatacaatggaaaattattcagccataaaaataaaggGAGCCCACCTTGCCTGCGCCCGCCCGGAGCCAGCGGTCCTTTACGTACCCCGCATCCAGTGAGACGCGCTGCGCACCGACGGAGCGGACATGGGCAAAGCGATGGTGGCCAGGCTCGGACTGGGGCTGCTGCTTCTGGCGCTGCTCTTACCTACGCAGATTTATTCAAATCAAACAGCTGTTGTAACGCCTTCAAGTAATTCCTCCCAGCATACCTCAGCTGCCCCCAATCCAGCGAATGCCACCACCAAGGCAAGTGCCGGTACTCTGCAGTCAACAGCCGGTCTCTTGGTGATCTCGCTCTCCCTTCTACATCTCTACTGTTAAGAGACTCAGGCCAAGAAACATCTATACTTCCCATCCTCTTAACCCACTTCAGATGGCATCCAGACATCCAGTgtgacaagggaaaaaaaaaaacaggtcttcATTGAATGAATCTGCTAGTTCCACACCTTATTTTATTGACAGAAACTGTTGAGGATCCCAAATTTGATTGGTTTGAAGAGCATGTGAAGGGTTTGACTAGATGACGAATGCCAATATTAAATCTGCTGGAGTTTCCTGTACAAGATGAAGAGAGACAACATCCAAAATTAGTTAAGAGATGATTTCCTTAAATGTGGCTTAAGAAGTATGGACACATAAAACTCTACCTTGAAAGTGAGAATAGATTTTATCTTACCTAGAGATAAAGAATGGGATGTGGAACAGAGATTcagttttcatttgttcattaaattTATAAGGCCATAAAACAATGAGGTAAAACAAAGcttctgtgattctatttatatgtacATTAGAAGGAACTCCCAGGTGTTACTGTAAATCCTCAATGTGTTGTTTCAGCAGTACTAATTTAATGCTGATGTACTCtagagaaaattttatgttaagcTATCGCTGTTCTCTTGGGAGCTGAactctttctttcccttgggGTTTGGGTTTGACAttgcatttgaatttttatatagtcATTGATATGTACCAGGGCAATGATGGATTGGAATCTACCCCAAATCCAAGCATAATGAGTACattttgcttatatatttatcAACTATTCTTATTCAAAAAGAGCAGTAGATTCATTTAGCTAAACAGATAACAAAGAGTAGAATTACATTGATCTCAACTAattcaaaatgctttttatttctgcatatgTCGGATactttttacagtttaaaaaatgatctgTTTTGAAGGTAAGATTGACAGATCTTGAAATTAAAAAGGCGCAAATATGTGAAGGAGCTAAACTATAAATCAGATCTATTTGGCAAGGGAAGACTGGAAGCTTGCTTTCATTAAATTCAGAAAAACTTTTGTACTCTTTTCTgtaaatacttctttttaaactGAATCAGAATAGCCACATTTGGAACACTTTATGTTACCATTCAATATTTTTAGATAGTTAGAACCTGGTCCTAAAGCCTAAAATGGGCTTGATTTTGGAAAGTAAATCTTTTCACAACTGCCTTGATGCAcagaaacctttttaaaaatagacactcCCTAAAGTCTTTTGTTCGCATGGTCACACACTGATGCTTAGATGTTCCGAAATCTAATATGGCCACAGTAGTCTTGATaaccagtcattttttttttccatctttagaaATCTACACTGGAACAACCATATCCAACAGATCTCAAGCTACTGTGTGTGTGAATGAACATTCTCTTTTGTTTCATGCCTGAATGCTGTACATCTATTTTGGATTGTATattgtgtttgtgtatttatgcTTTGATTCATAGTAACTTCTCTTGTTATGGAATTGATTTGCATTAAACACAAACTGTAAATAAAAAGATGgctgaaagcaaaaaaaaaaaaaaaaaaaaaaaaaaataaagggaaatcctgccatttgcgacaacatgaatgaaactggAGGGCActacactaagtgaagtaagccagacacagaaagaccaaaattgcatgatttcacttatatatagaatctaaaagagCCAAACCcttagaagcagaaagtagaatgatagtTGTCAGGGGCTAGAAACAGGTGGAAATCAGGAGATGTTGGTCAAGGAGTACAGTTTCAGTTAGGCAAGATGAATTAGtgctggagatctaatgcacggCAGTGTGAATGGAGTTAGTAATACTCTATTGTGTACTTGAAATATACTAACAGGGTAGATCTTAAGGGTTCTTAccaagaaagaaagcaaggaagaaatagagggaaggaggggagggagggaaagaaggggagggaggaaggtagaaaagggagaaaggaaggaagggaaggagggagggaggaaggaaggaagaaaatggtaactatgtgaggttaTGGATATGTTAGGTTGACTGTGGTGATAATTTAACAATGTATACCTATATCAAAATgtaagttgtacaccttaaatgtgtACAATTCATatttgtcaattatgcctcaataaagatgaaaaaagggAATTCCAAagaatctttatttctgtttaccACTGGCTTTTAAACTAAGAGCCTAGGATTTCCActgtggcctagtggttaggattccaggctttcactgccgtggctcaggttcagtccctggtcagggaactgagatctcacaagctgcacggtgcagccaaataaacaaataaataaataaaaatttaaaaataaactaagagcCTTATAGCCCCCCAGggcttagtggaaatgccttagGTCTCACTAAGAAAATGATTCtatcctcttccccaccccccatccaaaCAGCTTcacttttatctgttttctacGTTGTAATTATACATAGAGTTCATTTAAACAAAGGGGTCCATGGCTAAACTTGACTGTTTCTACCCGTGAATCAGCTTAACCCTAAATACCAAAGGGAGAAATATCTAGACACCAAAATATAAAGGGCATCTCAAAATCAGGGAGCAGACTGCTGCCAAGAGACCACCTCAGACATGATTTAGTAGACTGATTAACCAACCCAATGCATCTGAGATAGGGGGCAGAAAAAAGGTTAAGcaactgaaaagaaagaagttataTTGGTGCCATGGCTTTATCTGGAAGGTAAATagaatacaaatataaatgagGAAGCAAGGGAAATGGGTACAGTGATGTTAAGCTATAGTCGAGAATGACATTCCTGGGGCCTGAGAGAGTTTGGATAGCCTCTGTCTGAAAATATGCAAACTGAGGCTGTCATGGGCAGGGGCACAGGTAGCAGGAACTGCCCTTAATGTTCTTGCTTTGCCACACACTTGCTACCACACAAACCTTCCAATCCTAGTTTTCCTCCTTTTCAATTGACAATAAAAATCCCTGTCCTTTGCCTCACAGAGATTGAGGGAGGCTCAGGTAAGACACTGGATATAAAAGAGCTAAAGATACTTTGGAAGGCTGTGCAAATAGTAGCTACTATTATGGTCCAAGTGTTCTGTTCTtcagctgtttttgtttgtttgtttgttttgcttggtTTTAAAGCTGATGTATAGGTGTAACTTGAATGTCTGAGAAGGGTTTCCTGCTGCAGACCCATCATATCCGCTGGTCTGAAGTCCCTAATTTGGCCATTCATCAGCTATTAACACTGCATCCTGATTGAGCTTATCACATAGCTGGGTACTGGGGGAGGGCGCTGGTTCAACAGTGGGAGAAGGGGATGCTGCCTAGAGAGGTGCCCTCCCTGGAGAATATTCAAGATCTGGCATCAGGGACAGAATCACAaatgttctctctgtctctctgaaagatatttgctttatatatatgtttgtgtgtatgggtacaggtatatatatacaaacatttataacaaaataaggaGGACAAAAACTGGTCACATAATCGTAGCTGTTATTTATAACAACCTTCTTCTACTATTCATTCCACATTACTTTTGCCTTCAGCAAGCACCTCAGCTGGTTATGGTTCTTTACCTGGTGGGGTGACCCAAATCATTCCTGAAGGGTCTGTGCCATTATTAGTCCTGCCTGGATTGGATGTTGTAGTTTTCCTTTGACTTTAATCATAGGTCACAGTAATATTAAGAGACACTCTAAGGAATCTCCTGTATTCCAGACATAGTCTTCCTTGCCTCTGTTGTGGAGGACTGGTCCAATTTCCCCTGGGTAGTCAGGATCACTCATCCCAACCAGTACAGTAACTGTCTTCTTTGCTTATGGACTCAGAGGCACAAGGAGCCCAAAATGCCTATATTGCTACAGCTGTCCTCTTTGGGGTAGTGCCTATATATCATGCAGAACTATCCATAAAAGAGAAgagcctttttttcctttgtcagctGATCGTAGGGAACTCCCATGAGGCCATAGGTACAGATTGGGAGAACAAGGTATTGAAGCAGGATTGGGGACCATGGGCATTTGGGCCACTTCTTTATGTAACTTACTTGTGCCTTCAGGGCCTGCTTGGGCCCAAATCATGTATATGTCACTTCCATTTGATGATGGATGCTACTGTGAACGCCCAACTTTATGGCTTGGTGGGTCAGATCACCGAGTTCATGATGGGCAGCTCAGGTCACTTGGTAACTTGGTGGC is a genomic window of Phocoena sinus isolate mPhoSin1 chromosome X, mPhoSin1.pri, whole genome shotgun sequence containing:
- the CD24 gene encoding signal transducer CD24, translating into MGKAMVARLGLGLLLLALLLPTQIYSNQTAVVTPSSNSSQHTSAAPNPANATTKASAGTLQSTAGLLVISLSLLHLYC